Proteins from a genomic interval of Clostridium sp. AN503:
- a CDS encoding LysR family transcriptional regulator, producing the protein MELNQLRYLVKLSEIQNFSKAAEALYITQPTLSQQIGRLEEELGVKFFERTTRSVVLTEIGSNCAACAKAALERIDDMVSAAEKYKRSENTELLAGILTVLPQIGITDIIADFREKRPETKIELMFGWSADLIEMLLQKKLDIIISNVYFEEMKNKQERLNIVPFLEDRLVVVVSNRSPYADRDEIALQEFVQERFWVVDPNSSVKIAVERKIQESGYPMPEFKNCHSMASVMKMVASNLGVSVISSNVAKEYLLPEVRIVPIVPRIKTSTAIITLKDGNESRRVKDFKEFFLNSIS; encoded by the coding sequence ATGGAATTGAATCAGCTTAGGTATCTGGTCAAATTGAGTGAGATCCAGAACTTTTCAAAGGCAGCGGAGGCGCTCTATATAACACAGCCGACGCTGTCGCAGCAGATTGGGCGGCTGGAGGAAGAGTTGGGTGTGAAGTTCTTTGAGCGGACGACCAGAAGCGTGGTGCTGACGGAGATTGGAAGTAACTGTGCTGCCTGTGCGAAGGCCGCTTTAGAGCGCATTGACGACATGGTGTCGGCGGCAGAGAAGTATAAGCGGTCGGAGAATACGGAGCTGTTGGCGGGAATCCTGACAGTGCTACCGCAGATTGGTATCACGGATATCATTGCGGATTTTCGCGAAAAACGCCCGGAAACGAAAATAGAGCTGATGTTTGGATGGAGCGCGGATTTGATCGAGATGCTGCTTCAGAAAAAGCTGGATATCATCATATCCAATGTGTATTTTGAGGAGATGAAGAACAAGCAGGAGAGGCTTAACATAGTTCCGTTCCTGGAGGACAGGCTGGTTGTGGTCGTGAGCAATAGAAGTCCTTATGCGGACAGGGATGAGATTGCGCTGCAGGAGTTTGTTCAGGAGCGGTTTTGGGTGGTGGACCCCAATTCCAGTGTAAAAATTGCTGTGGAGAGGAAGATCCAGGAGAGCGGGTATCCGATGCCGGAGTTTAAGAATTGCCACAGTATGGCCAGTGTGATGAAAATGGTGGCGTCCAATTTAGGTGTTTCGGTCATCTCCTCCAATGTGGCGAAGGAGTACCTTCTGCCGGAAGTCAGGATCGTGCCGATCGTTCCGCGCATAAAAACTTCCACGGCGATCATTACGCTGAAAGACGGGAATGAATCCCGGAGAGTGAAGGACTTTAAAGAATTTTTTCTGAATTCCATATCGTAA